In a single window of the Salvelinus alpinus chromosome 15, SLU_Salpinus.1, whole genome shotgun sequence genome:
- the LOC139539677 gene encoding tax1-binding protein 3-like, producing MSFIPGQPVTAVVQRIEICKLRQGEHLILGFSIGGGIDQDPGQNPFSEDKSDKGIYVTRVTPGGPAEVAGLMMGDKVMQVNGWDMTMVTHDQARKRLTKKNEDIVRLLVTRKSLEQVVRHSMM from the exons ATGTCTTTCATCCCAGGACAACCAGTTACTGCTGTTGTG CAACGAATTGAAATCTGCAAACTTCGCCAGGGTGAACATTTGATCCTGGGTTTCAGCATTGGAGGGGGAATAGACCAAGACCCTGGTCAGAACCCCTTCTCTGAAGATAAGTCCGACAAG GGCATCTATGTGACACGGGTGACACCAGGGGGACCAGCAGAAGTTGCGGGCTTGATGATGGGAGACAAAGTAATGCAG GTAAATGGATGGGATATGACCATGGTGACACACGACCAGGCACGCAAACGGCTGACGAAGAAGAATGAAGACATTGTGCGGCTACTGGTGACCAGGAAATCGCTGGAGCAGGTTGTCAGACATTCTATGATGTAA